Proteins from one Mesoplodon densirostris isolate mMesDen1 chromosome 1, mMesDen1 primary haplotype, whole genome shotgun sequence genomic window:
- the PWWP2B gene encoding PWWP domain-containing protein 2B isoform X3 gives MEPRAGCRLPVRVEQVVNGALLVTVSCGERRFAGILLDCTKKSGLFGLPPSAPPPQAQDPPVNGCHGPAPTEGDTEAMQLGTGPPPPSSGDQAPETASPEPPLLPAGSLPPFPPYFEGAPFPPPLWLRNTYRQWVPQPPPRGIKRTRRRLSRNRDSGHLALSPIRLRPRQVLCEKCKSTLSPPEASPGPPATPRPRREPRKPEDPDGGGDTTAKRSKRERRQETRARVPRSPVIKISYSTPQGTGEVVEIPSRVHGSLEPFCPPQAPPGGPDPEAPRDRPPTGAPASIPKLKLTRPLPPSAAPPPPKIRLKPHRPGAGEQEPVYRAELVEELKGCGRGPRAGSPAPLADGSARSGLADSSSGSSGEDDDCKGCPRGEHGPDGLAFLAACTRRTGCASVSVWSSDSLDESKSSSSEVTSPDMCDLSSGDGASVPASSKDAQPTVPPLTVRLHTQSVSKCVTEDGRTVAVGDIVWGGPCEAFMGHLLSPA, from the exons ATGGAGCCGCGGGCCGGCTGCCGGCTGCCCGTGCGGGTGGAGCAGGTCGTCAACGGCGCGCTGCTGGTCACCGTGAGCTGCGGCGAGCGCCGCTTCGCCGGGATCCTGCTGGACTGCACGAAAAA GTCCGGCCTCTTCGGCCTGCCCCCATCAGCTCCGCCGCCCCAGGCCCAGGACCCGCCTGTCAACGGCTGCCACGGGCCGGCCCCCACGGAGGGGGACACAGAGGCGATGCAGCTGGGGACAGGCCCCCCGCCACCTTCCAGTGGGGACCAGGCCCCTGAGACCGCCAGCCCCGAGCCGCCCCTGCTGCCCGCCGGAAGCCTGCCCCCGTTCCCGCCCTATTTTGAAGgcgcccccttccctcccccgctCTGGCTGAGGAACACGTACCGGCAGTGGGTGCCGCAGCCGCCCCCCCGGGGCATCAAGAGGACACGGAGGCGCCTGTCCCGCAACCGCGACTCTGGCCACCTGGCCCTGAGTCCCATCCGCCTGCGACCCCGCCAGGTGCTCTGTGAGAAGTGCAAGAGCACCCTGAGCCCCCCAGAGGCCAGCCCCGGCCCCCCGGCCACCCCCCGGCCGCGCAGGGAGCCCCGAAAGCCCGAGGACCCCGACGGTGGAGGTGACACGACCGCCAAGAGGAGCAAGAGGGAGAGGCGGCAGGAGACGCGGGCCCGGGTCCCTCGGAGCCCAGTCATCAAGATCTCCTACAGCACGCCCCAGGGCACCGGCGAGGTGGTGGAGATCCCCTCCCGCGTGCACGGCTCACTGGAGCCCTTCTGCCCCCCGCAGGCCCCGCCCGGAGGCCCGGACCCCGAGGCGCCCAGGGACAGGCCGCCCACCGGGGCCCCGGCCTCCATCCCCAAGCTGAAGCTGACGCGGCCCCTGCCCCCCAGCGCTGCCCCGCCGCCCCCCAAGATCCGCCTGAAGCCCCACCGCCCGGGGGCTGGCGAGCAGGAGCCCGTCTACAGGGCCGAGCTGGTGGAGGAGCTCAAGGGCTGTGGCCGCGGCCCCCGGGCCGGCTCACCCGCACCCCTGGCTGACGGCTCTGCCCGCTCTGGGCTGGCGGACTCGTCTTCTGGAAGTTCTGGCGAGGACGACGACTGCAAGGGGTGTCCCCGAGGTGAACACGGGCCTGACGGCCTGGCTTTTCTCGCCGCCTGCACCCGGAGAACTGGCTGTGCCAGCGTGTCAGTGTGGAGCAGCGACAGCCTGGACGAGTCCAAATCGTCCAGCTCGGAAGTGACGTCACCAGACATGTGTGACCTCTCATCTGGCGACGGCGCGTCTGTGCCGGCCTCGTCCAAGGACGCACAGCCGACGGTCCCACCCCTGACGGTCAGGCTGCACACGCAGAGCGTCTCCAAGTGCGTTACCGAGGACGGAAGGACCGTGGCCGTAGGGGACATCGTGTGGG GAGGACCCTGTGAGGCGTTTATGGGCCACCTGCTCAGTCCAGCCTGA
- the PWWP2B gene encoding PWWP domain-containing protein 2B isoform X1, producing MEPRAGCRLPVRVEQVVNGALLVTVSCGERRFAGILLDCTKKSGLFGLPPSAPPPQAQDPPVNGCHGPAPTEGDTEAMQLGTGPPPPSSGDQAPETASPEPPLLPAGSLPPFPPYFEGAPFPPPLWLRNTYRQWVPQPPPRGIKRTRRRLSRNRDSGHLALSPIRLRPRQVLCEKCKSTLSPPEASPGPPATPRPRREPRKPEDPDGGGDTTAKRSKRERRQETRARVPRSPVIKISYSTPQGTGEVVEIPSRVHGSLEPFCPPQAPPGGPDPEAPRDRPPTGAPASIPKLKLTRPLPPSAAPPPPKIRLKPHRPGAGEQEPVYRAELVEELKGCGRGPRAGSPAPLADGSARSGLADSSSGSSGEDDDCKGCPRGEHGPDGLAFLAACTRRTGCASVSVWSSDSLDESKSSSSEVTSPDMCDLSSGDGASVPASSKDAQPTVPPLTVRLHTQSVSKCVTEDGRTVAVGDIVWGKVHGFPWWPARVLDISLSQKEDGEPSWQEAKVSWFGSPTTSFLSISKLSPFSEFFKLRFNRKKKGMYRKAITEAANAAQHVAPEIRELLTQFET from the exons ATGGAGCCGCGGGCCGGCTGCCGGCTGCCCGTGCGGGTGGAGCAGGTCGTCAACGGCGCGCTGCTGGTCACCGTGAGCTGCGGCGAGCGCCGCTTCGCCGGGATCCTGCTGGACTGCACGAAAAA GTCCGGCCTCTTCGGCCTGCCCCCATCAGCTCCGCCGCCCCAGGCCCAGGACCCGCCTGTCAACGGCTGCCACGGGCCGGCCCCCACGGAGGGGGACACAGAGGCGATGCAGCTGGGGACAGGCCCCCCGCCACCTTCCAGTGGGGACCAGGCCCCTGAGACCGCCAGCCCCGAGCCGCCCCTGCTGCCCGCCGGAAGCCTGCCCCCGTTCCCGCCCTATTTTGAAGgcgcccccttccctcccccgctCTGGCTGAGGAACACGTACCGGCAGTGGGTGCCGCAGCCGCCCCCCCGGGGCATCAAGAGGACACGGAGGCGCCTGTCCCGCAACCGCGACTCTGGCCACCTGGCCCTGAGTCCCATCCGCCTGCGACCCCGCCAGGTGCTCTGTGAGAAGTGCAAGAGCACCCTGAGCCCCCCAGAGGCCAGCCCCGGCCCCCCGGCCACCCCCCGGCCGCGCAGGGAGCCCCGAAAGCCCGAGGACCCCGACGGTGGAGGTGACACGACCGCCAAGAGGAGCAAGAGGGAGAGGCGGCAGGAGACGCGGGCCCGGGTCCCTCGGAGCCCAGTCATCAAGATCTCCTACAGCACGCCCCAGGGCACCGGCGAGGTGGTGGAGATCCCCTCCCGCGTGCACGGCTCACTGGAGCCCTTCTGCCCCCCGCAGGCCCCGCCCGGAGGCCCGGACCCCGAGGCGCCCAGGGACAGGCCGCCCACCGGGGCCCCGGCCTCCATCCCCAAGCTGAAGCTGACGCGGCCCCTGCCCCCCAGCGCTGCCCCGCCGCCCCCCAAGATCCGCCTGAAGCCCCACCGCCCGGGGGCTGGCGAGCAGGAGCCCGTCTACAGGGCCGAGCTGGTGGAGGAGCTCAAGGGCTGTGGCCGCGGCCCCCGGGCCGGCTCACCCGCACCCCTGGCTGACGGCTCTGCCCGCTCTGGGCTGGCGGACTCGTCTTCTGGAAGTTCTGGCGAGGACGACGACTGCAAGGGGTGTCCCCGAGGTGAACACGGGCCTGACGGCCTGGCTTTTCTCGCCGCCTGCACCCGGAGAACTGGCTGTGCCAGCGTGTCAGTGTGGAGCAGCGACAGCCTGGACGAGTCCAAATCGTCCAGCTCGGAAGTGACGTCACCAGACATGTGTGACCTCTCATCTGGCGACGGCGCGTCTGTGCCGGCCTCGTCCAAGGACGCACAGCCGACGGTCCCACCCCTGACGGTCAGGCTGCACACGCAGAGCGTCTCCAAGTGCGTTACCGAGGACGGAAGGACCGTGGCCGTAGGGGACATCGTGTGGGGTAAGGTTCATGGTTTTCCTTGGTGGCCAGCACGTGTCCTGGACATCAGTCTTAGCCAGAAGGAGGACGGGGAGCCCTCCTGGCAAGAAGCGAAAGTCTCGTGGTTTGGTTCTCCAACTACGTCGTTCTTGTCTATTTCAAAACTCTCCCCTTTCTCTGAATTTTTCAAACTGAGATTTAACCGTAAGAAGAAGGGGATGTATCGGAAAGCTATAACAGAGGCTGCCAATGCCGCCCAGCACGTGGCCCCGGAAATAAGGGAGCTCTTAACCCAGTTTGAAACGTAA
- the PWWP2B gene encoding PWWP domain-containing protein 2B isoform X2: protein MQLGTGPPPPSSGDQAPETASPEPPLLPAGSLPPFPPYFEGAPFPPPLWLRNTYRQWVPQPPPRGIKRTRRRLSRNRDSGHLALSPIRLRPRQVLCEKCKSTLSPPEASPGPPATPRPRREPRKPEDPDGGGDTTAKRSKRERRQETRARVPRSPVIKISYSTPQGTGEVVEIPSRVHGSLEPFCPPQAPPGGPDPEAPRDRPPTGAPASIPKLKLTRPLPPSAAPPPPKIRLKPHRPGAGEQEPVYRAELVEELKGCGRGPRAGSPAPLADGSARSGLADSSSGSSGEDDDCKGCPRGEHGPDGLAFLAACTRRTGCASVSVWSSDSLDESKSSSSEVTSPDMCDLSSGDGASVPASSKDAQPTVPPLTVRLHTQSVSKCVTEDGRTVAVGDIVWGKVHGFPWWPARVLDISLSQKEDGEPSWQEAKVSWFGSPTTSFLSISKLSPFSEFFKLRFNRKKKGMYRKAITEAANAAQHVAPEIRELLTQFET, encoded by the coding sequence ATGCAGCTGGGGACAGGCCCCCCGCCACCTTCCAGTGGGGACCAGGCCCCTGAGACCGCCAGCCCCGAGCCGCCCCTGCTGCCCGCCGGAAGCCTGCCCCCGTTCCCGCCCTATTTTGAAGgcgcccccttccctcccccgctCTGGCTGAGGAACACGTACCGGCAGTGGGTGCCGCAGCCGCCCCCCCGGGGCATCAAGAGGACACGGAGGCGCCTGTCCCGCAACCGCGACTCTGGCCACCTGGCCCTGAGTCCCATCCGCCTGCGACCCCGCCAGGTGCTCTGTGAGAAGTGCAAGAGCACCCTGAGCCCCCCAGAGGCCAGCCCCGGCCCCCCGGCCACCCCCCGGCCGCGCAGGGAGCCCCGAAAGCCCGAGGACCCCGACGGTGGAGGTGACACGACCGCCAAGAGGAGCAAGAGGGAGAGGCGGCAGGAGACGCGGGCCCGGGTCCCTCGGAGCCCAGTCATCAAGATCTCCTACAGCACGCCCCAGGGCACCGGCGAGGTGGTGGAGATCCCCTCCCGCGTGCACGGCTCACTGGAGCCCTTCTGCCCCCCGCAGGCCCCGCCCGGAGGCCCGGACCCCGAGGCGCCCAGGGACAGGCCGCCCACCGGGGCCCCGGCCTCCATCCCCAAGCTGAAGCTGACGCGGCCCCTGCCCCCCAGCGCTGCCCCGCCGCCCCCCAAGATCCGCCTGAAGCCCCACCGCCCGGGGGCTGGCGAGCAGGAGCCCGTCTACAGGGCCGAGCTGGTGGAGGAGCTCAAGGGCTGTGGCCGCGGCCCCCGGGCCGGCTCACCCGCACCCCTGGCTGACGGCTCTGCCCGCTCTGGGCTGGCGGACTCGTCTTCTGGAAGTTCTGGCGAGGACGACGACTGCAAGGGGTGTCCCCGAGGTGAACACGGGCCTGACGGCCTGGCTTTTCTCGCCGCCTGCACCCGGAGAACTGGCTGTGCCAGCGTGTCAGTGTGGAGCAGCGACAGCCTGGACGAGTCCAAATCGTCCAGCTCGGAAGTGACGTCACCAGACATGTGTGACCTCTCATCTGGCGACGGCGCGTCTGTGCCGGCCTCGTCCAAGGACGCACAGCCGACGGTCCCACCCCTGACGGTCAGGCTGCACACGCAGAGCGTCTCCAAGTGCGTTACCGAGGACGGAAGGACCGTGGCCGTAGGGGACATCGTGTGGGGTAAGGTTCATGGTTTTCCTTGGTGGCCAGCACGTGTCCTGGACATCAGTCTTAGCCAGAAGGAGGACGGGGAGCCCTCCTGGCAAGAAGCGAAAGTCTCGTGGTTTGGTTCTCCAACTACGTCGTTCTTGTCTATTTCAAAACTCTCCCCTTTCTCTGAATTTTTCAAACTGAGATTTAACCGTAAGAAGAAGGGGATGTATCGGAAAGCTATAACAGAGGCTGCCAATGCCGCCCAGCACGTGGCCCCGGAAATAAGGGAGCTCTTAACCCAGTTTGAAACGTAA
- the PWWP2B gene encoding PWWP domain-containing protein 2B isoform X4, whose protein sequence is MEPRAGCRLPVRVEQVVNGALLVTVSCGERRFAGILLDCTKKSGLFGLPPSAPPPQAQDPPVNGCHGPAPTEGDTEAMQLGTGPPPPSSGDQAPETASPEPPLLPAGSLPPFPPYFEGAPFPPPLWLRNTYRQWVPQPPPRGIKRTRRRLSRNRDSGHLALSPIRLRPRQVLCEKCKSTLSPPEASPGPPATPRPRREPRKPEDPDGGGDTTAKRSKRERRQETRARVPRSPVIKISYSTPQGTGEVVEIPSRVHGSLEPFCPPQAPPGGPDPEAPRDRPPTGAPASIPKLKLTRPLPPSAAPPPPKIRLKPHRPGAGEQEPVYRAELVEELKGCGRGPRAGSPAPLADGSARSGLADSSSGSSGEDDDCKGCPRGEHGPDGLAFLAACTRRTGCASVSVWSSDSLDESKSSSSEVTSPDMCDLSSGDGASVPASSKDAQPTVPPLTVRLHTQSVSKCVTEDGRTVAVGDIVWGHRQ, encoded by the exons ATGGAGCCGCGGGCCGGCTGCCGGCTGCCCGTGCGGGTGGAGCAGGTCGTCAACGGCGCGCTGCTGGTCACCGTGAGCTGCGGCGAGCGCCGCTTCGCCGGGATCCTGCTGGACTGCACGAAAAA GTCCGGCCTCTTCGGCCTGCCCCCATCAGCTCCGCCGCCCCAGGCCCAGGACCCGCCTGTCAACGGCTGCCACGGGCCGGCCCCCACGGAGGGGGACACAGAGGCGATGCAGCTGGGGACAGGCCCCCCGCCACCTTCCAGTGGGGACCAGGCCCCTGAGACCGCCAGCCCCGAGCCGCCCCTGCTGCCCGCCGGAAGCCTGCCCCCGTTCCCGCCCTATTTTGAAGgcgcccccttccctcccccgctCTGGCTGAGGAACACGTACCGGCAGTGGGTGCCGCAGCCGCCCCCCCGGGGCATCAAGAGGACACGGAGGCGCCTGTCCCGCAACCGCGACTCTGGCCACCTGGCCCTGAGTCCCATCCGCCTGCGACCCCGCCAGGTGCTCTGTGAGAAGTGCAAGAGCACCCTGAGCCCCCCAGAGGCCAGCCCCGGCCCCCCGGCCACCCCCCGGCCGCGCAGGGAGCCCCGAAAGCCCGAGGACCCCGACGGTGGAGGTGACACGACCGCCAAGAGGAGCAAGAGGGAGAGGCGGCAGGAGACGCGGGCCCGGGTCCCTCGGAGCCCAGTCATCAAGATCTCCTACAGCACGCCCCAGGGCACCGGCGAGGTGGTGGAGATCCCCTCCCGCGTGCACGGCTCACTGGAGCCCTTCTGCCCCCCGCAGGCCCCGCCCGGAGGCCCGGACCCCGAGGCGCCCAGGGACAGGCCGCCCACCGGGGCCCCGGCCTCCATCCCCAAGCTGAAGCTGACGCGGCCCCTGCCCCCCAGCGCTGCCCCGCCGCCCCCCAAGATCCGCCTGAAGCCCCACCGCCCGGGGGCTGGCGAGCAGGAGCCCGTCTACAGGGCCGAGCTGGTGGAGGAGCTCAAGGGCTGTGGCCGCGGCCCCCGGGCCGGCTCACCCGCACCCCTGGCTGACGGCTCTGCCCGCTCTGGGCTGGCGGACTCGTCTTCTGGAAGTTCTGGCGAGGACGACGACTGCAAGGGGTGTCCCCGAGGTGAACACGGGCCTGACGGCCTGGCTTTTCTCGCCGCCTGCACCCGGAGAACTGGCTGTGCCAGCGTGTCAGTGTGGAGCAGCGACAGCCTGGACGAGTCCAAATCGTCCAGCTCGGAAGTGACGTCACCAGACATGTGTGACCTCTCATCTGGCGACGGCGCGTCTGTGCCGGCCTCGTCCAAGGACGCACAGCCGACGGTCCCACCCCTGACGGTCAGGCTGCACACGCAGAGCGTCTCCAAGTGCGTTACCGAGGACGGAAGGACCGTGGCCGTAGGGGACATCGTGTGGG
- the LOC132484111 gene encoding nascent polypeptide-associated complex subunit alpha, muscle-specific form-like → MGPRRLAERGVGTVPPDPAHSGDQAFTTDYSGVRGPMEPSLLGRQECPPPARPCCSPTLGATPPLALQHRGAPSQAPGLSPRLGDPKAEITEPASSTGPARGLLNSKRVCLLLAWVAGALWAGSLSAVVCALRCLRYLRVASVAGASPSPTAARGPAGAGQGSPGLAEEGPVREGLCVACQCRVPSWAGIHVASQMSSGRGGRLRSGHRCAERTSSLHSPEAEPVSTGPASVRLHGGAPSPALPGSQGPPPGQAGAGSLSQSVSWDAGPLRRGQVGATPLGPVLWVQALLHQWLPPPPHFPVLPGLRCKGRNPGWQGLRCEGGGWPQAITVGALPRTCFWESAARRPRALPVDGQDHGCAIRSPRTSHQPAQGSDPYGLSTSQKNVAQRCGWDMGPGPSTAGPEMRHEMRHEVAWAEHQGPPRLSHPCALGTGSGETMLVATGLQPSEALDGLLSPCMPPPRPSGQTSQPRSLCQHPGQARPRAGYRAGPAAAVCLQPGNEGFRAKVRRPTERFLAQFSLSRGQLSDLPASLTRRHRAGPGGGLEEGKPAQEGGGSISVPPPPPWELQGGPRGPNPAHSTHPPLHPRPRKPSVSSGVSVRPPQTAPADTWEFPGSPLPHLNPGTSRRAPFCALPHPPLQPRQQAAGLVLPKRPRGAPSPSGGCLLAQASPPRALFLDTPVCTQCPVHTLTRPTRSAPTSSELTRIPAPRCSVSPVPRKGNAQQAPPARWRLQPRPALESGGCKRPGVQTAVRPPGARQSGSHRDGAAELTRERCQVPEASCPVQCWAVEPCEVSAGAWLRLGSSQPAARAARPPEGEAERRRGGPTVRSGAGGGGPGAGPSRAGPGRLGGAGPAGGGGRVVRTTDRLLVSGAQPSAASPAQGTGPGRARGKVTATGWALGAARGVPSRVRDAQVLSKVESWYWAEGAWERGPGGGPASASRSRVRALSSPSEAPSTRGVVKCPPPGGEVETGLLRRARRCPLGAPRLRGPAPLGFLLAPPGLPPRSARVATRAPDPEAGNPGTRAGRGGPGRGEGKTPWSR, encoded by the exons ATGGGGC CCCGTCGGCTGGCAGAACGTGGTGTTGGCACCGTGCCCCCCGACCCTGCTCACAGCGGGGATCAAGCTTTCACGACTGACTACAGTGGGGTCCGAGGTCCCATGGAGCCGTCTTTGCTGGGGAGGCAGGAGTGCCCTCCTCCCGCCCGGCCGTGCTGCTCCCCCACCCTGGgcgccacccctcccctggccctGCAGCACCGCGGGGCCCCGTCCCAGGCCCCCGGGCTCTCACCCAGA CTGGGAGACCCCAAGGCAGAGATCACAGAGCCCGCCAGCAGCACGGGGCCGGCTCGTGGTCTGTTGAACAGCAAGCGTGTGTGCTTGCTCTTGGCTTGGGTTGCCGGGGCTCTGTGGGCTGGTTCACTCTCTGCTGTGGTCTGTGCCCTCCGCTGCCTGCGGTACCTCCGCGTGGCCTCTGTGGCAGGTGCCTCGCCCTCTCCCACAGCCGCCCGGGGCCCAGCAGGTGCAGGGCAGGGGTCCCCAGGCCTTGCCGAG GAGGGGCCGGTGCGAGAGGGCCTCTGCGTGGCATGTCAGTGCCGCGTCCCTAGCTGGGCTGGCATCCACGTAGCCTCCCAGATGTCCAG TGGCCGTGGGGGCCGCCTCCGGAGTGGACACCGGTGCGCCGagcggacttccagcctccactcGCCAGAGGCAGAGCCCGTGTCCACGGGTCCCGCGTCTGTCCGTCTTCACGGGGGGGCCCCATCACCAGCCCTGCCCGGAAGCCAGGGACCCCCGCCCGGCCAGGCGGGCGCCG GCTCCCTGAGTCAGTCAGTCTCCTGGGATGCTGGCCCCCTGAGACGGGGTCAGGTCGGGGCCACACCTTTGGGGCCAGTGCTCTGGGTCCAGGCCCTCCTGCACCAGTGGCTGCCACCCCCGCCGCACTTCCCGGTGCTTCCCGGCCTCAGGT gtAAAGGCCGAAACCCTGGGTGGCAGGGCCTGCGCTGCGAGGGCGGGGGCTGGCCGCAGGCGATAACGGTGGGCGCCCTGCCCAGGACCTGCTTCTGGGAGTCAGCAGCCCGGCGGCCTCGTGCT CTGCCTGTGGACGGTCAAGACCACGGCTGCGCCATCCGATCCCCACGCACCAGCCACCAGCCAGCCCAGGGGAGTGACCCCTATGGCCTGTCCACATCTCAGAAGAATGTAGCACAGAGGTGTGGCTGGGACATGGGCCCCGGGCCCT caACAGCCGGGCCCGAGATGCGCCATGAGATGCGCCATGAGGTGGCCTGGGCCGAGCACCAGGGCCCACCCCGGCTCTCACATCCTTGCGCTCTGGGCACTGGCTCTGGAGAGACCATG CTCGTGGCCACCGGACTCCAACCTAGTGAGGCGCTGGACGGCCTCCTGTCCCCCTGCATGCCCCCACCCCGCCCGTCTGGCCAGACTAGCCAGCCCCGGTCACTCTGCCAGCACCCCGGGCAGGCCAGGCCAAGGGCCGGGTACCGGGCAGGCCCCGCAGCGGCTGTGTGCCTGCAGCCAGGGAACGAAGGCTTTAGGGCCAAAGTCCGGAGACCTACGGAGAGGTTCCTGGCCCAGTTTTCCCTCAGTCGGGGGCAGCTCTCA GATCTGCCGGCCTCGCTGACCCGCCGGCACAGGGCTGGCCCCGGAGGGGGCCTGGAGGAGGGGAAACCAGCTCAGGAAGGAGGCGGCAGCAT CTCGGTGCCGCCGCCCCCACCGTGGGAGCTGCAGGGTGGTCCTCGGGGCCCCAACCCCGCCCACAGCACACACCCACCGCTGCATCCCCGCCCCCGCAAGCCCAGCGTGTCCTCAGGTGTATCTGTCCGCCCACCGCAAACTGCTCCTGCTGATACCTGGGAGTTCCCTGGaagcccccttccccacctcaaCCCCGGCACCTCTCGGAGGGCCCCCTTCTGTGCACTCCCACACCCACCTCTCCAGCCCCGCCAACAAGCCGCCGGACTTGTGCTGCCCAAGCGGCCTCGTGGGGCCCCTTCTCCCTCTGGTGGATGCCTGCTGGCCCAAGCATCGCCGCCCCGGGCCCTCTTTCTGGACACCCCCGTCTGCACACAGTGCCCCGTGCACACACTGACACGGCCCACGCGTAGTGCGCCCACCAGCTCCGAGCTGACCCGAATCCCCGCTCCCCGGTGCAgtgtgtccccagtgcccaggAAGGGCAACGCCCAGCAGGCACCTCCGGCACGCTGGCGCCT TCAGCCCCGCCCAGCACTGGAGAGTGGAGGCTGCAAAAGGCCTGGGGTGCAGACAGCAGTCAGGCCCCCTGGGGCCCGGCAGTCTGGCAGTCACAGGGACGGAGCGGCGGAGCTGACCCGGGAGAGGTGTCAGGTGCCCGAGGCCTCCTG CCCCGTACAATGCTGGGCGGTGGAGCCCTGCGAGGTCTCCGCGGGCGCCTGGCTCCGCCTGGGCTCCTCTCAGCCGGCTGCCCGCGCCGCGCGGCCGCCGGAGGGCGAGGCCGAGCGGCGCCGCGGCGGGCCCACTGTCCGCAGCGGCGCCGGGGGTGGCGGCCCCGGCGCAGGTCCGAGCCGGGCGGGCCCTGGACGGCTCGGAGGGGCGGGGCCGGCCGGCGGCGGCGGACGGGTCGTCAGGACAACCGACCGCCTGCTGGTCTCCGGTGCCCAGCCGAGCGCAGCGAGCCCGGCTCAGGGGACCGGGCCGGGACGCGCTCGGGGCAAGGTCACTGCAAcaggctgggccctgggggcGGCCCGCGGGGTCCCGAGCCGCGTGCGGGACGCGCAAGTGCTCAGTAAAGTCGAGAGCTGGTACTGGGCTGAAGGCGCGTGGGAGCGGGGCCCGGGCGGGGGTCCGGCGTCCGCTT CCCGGAGCCGAGTGCGCGCCCTCTCGTCACCCAGCGAGGCGCCGAGCACACGGGGGGTCGTCAAGTGCCCCCCCCCAGGCGGCGAGGTCGAGACTGGGCTGCTGCGGCGGGCCCGCCGGTGTCCCCTTGGCGCCCCGCGTCTCCGCGGCCCGGCCCCGCTGGGCTTCCTGCTCGCGCCGCCGGGACTTCCTCCCCGCAGTGCCCGGGTGGCCACCCGGGCGCCAGACCCGGAGGCGGGGAACCCGGGGACACGGGCAGGGAGGGGGGGGCCGGGGCGAGGAGAGGGGAAGACACCCTGGAGCCGGTAG